Part of the Deltaproteobacteria bacterium genome, CAGAGTTAAACATTAGGAGTTTGCGTTTTATACCATTTACAAAAAGTAAAATATTTAACTTACTTTTTGGAAACGGTATACAACCTTCTTGCCGAGGTGAATTTACAATGACCCCGCTGCCTTATGGCACACGGTTAGAGAGCTAGTAAAGCAGAAGCAGTCCTCAAGCTGATTTAGCGCACATTCCATTGCTTACTCGCTCCCCATTACCCGCAATCGACCGATTTTCGCGAAATGCCTAAAATCGCGGTCGCGGGTAATAAGTGTAACGTTATGGTCAATACAGCTTTGGGCTATGAGGGCATCGGCTAATCTCGCCTTAAATCCTTTAGCTAAGATCGATGCTCTTAGTAGTCCGGCCCGACTCCAAAAGCCATTTGAGGTTTCCAAGACTGGAATGCTTAGAAAAAGCTCGC contains:
- a CDS encoding PIN domain-containing protein produces the protein MVAIDTSSLVAYLANQRGEDVELVDLAFEQKNAVFPPVVLTELLSDSNLSREVRELFLSIPVLETSNGFWSRAGLLRASILAKGFKARLADALIAQSCIDHNVTLITRDRDFRHFAKIGRLRVMGSE